ATTggttttttattgtttattaattagaATATGTGTGTGATATGGCATATGAGTTATGCATAAATAATCACTACAGTTGATCCTACTGAACAATCGTAAATGATCAGATAATCACTTAATTGACTGAATATAATCTTGAACCTAAAGCTTATCAGTTATCACTTAGAAGTAATAAGTAAATGCTTAAGTAGAGTTCAATTTGAAGTCTGGAAAAATCAACATTGACAAACCCCTAAAACATCAGAAGGATGATTTTTCATTATGTCAATAGTAAGGGCACAATGGTTAGAGATGAATTCAGAACGATAGGCAAGGGCAAATTTAACAAAACCCTGCATAGACAAGAACTGAAAAGAAAGGTTTCTTCATGAAAGCATCAATCATGGAGGCAAAACAAGACAATGGGAACAACAACAGCAGCACGATAACAAATATGCACATTCTGCAATCTGCGTAGATCAACAACCAACAAACGAATAGGGAGAAAATCACACAACAAATCCTCCAGATACATGACATGATCAatgaaaatgaaagaaaaaaaaaatctaattcaCTTGTTATGTATGTAAAATTAAGCGCTTTATGACGACTATACAACGAAAAGAAATATAAAATCAAGGAAGGCAACCAACATGTCGATCATGATCAAAACATGTCTCGATAACAAAACAATCCGTACACAGAAGCAATCATCCAAAAGGGTTTAAGTTTTGACATTAGCATGCACGATTTTAGTCGAATAAAACTAACCGTTGAGGCGGCAGCGATCGATAAAAAGAGGTTAAACAGTCGCGCTTGAGAAATCTTCCAAAAATTTTGAAGCTAGGGTTTAAGGTCTTCGATTTATATAGTATTTTCCTGAAAGAATTAATAATAATcagaaataaaaaacaaaaaaactccGGAGGTTTTTGGAGGTTGAAGAAGATCGAAAGGATGatgggcttacagtttttgggGGCTGCGCTTAAACCCTAGtagtccaaaggccttatttcaTAGGTCCATTTATATTACTTGGCGCCGATAGATCTCAGCCCACCGCCCTTGATTTCATTCAATCTCAGCCGTTCAAAAACTTTGACCTTACACCTTTGAattattagtattattttttGGGTTAGGGTGTGTTTggaattatttttaaacatcaaaagtttttttttggagaATGACTTTTTGCAAATGAGCTCTTTAAAATGTATTTGCATTAGTAAAAGCATTTTTGTGTTAACTTTTACATGTAAAGTCacaaaaaatcagatttttgtgaCTTTTTGAAACTCCTTATTTTCCTCTATGCAAAAGTCATTTTCAAAAGATTTTTTCTATTATTCAAACatcttttgtaattttttttactttttgaaAAAATTAGAAGGCAAAAATCATTCTAAAAGTAACACCAGACATCCCCTTAGACCAGAGGGAGTGGATGCGGTCTAGGCTGCACATCATCACGTACATCACCCCCTGGGTGTGGTCTAGGCCGCACTGCGCCCTTCCAGGGTGCACTCCCCTTTCTCTCTCCTCTTTTACTtgctctctctctcctctctcaacCAATCATTTTTTTCTCTTTTGTAACCGTTTTCCCACTCTCACCTTGTGGTTTCAAATTGATAAAAtgggaaaaaaaaaatatgagttGGCATCTACGTGGCATAGGAGGGAGTGCGGTTTCAGTGacaccactccctccagccttAGTATATGTCAATGACTTTATTGTTAAAAAAAAAGTGTTAGCTAAATAAGTtagacttgtatttttttaagttttaatcaTTTAAAAAGAATCTTGAATTATAAAGTGAAAGAGTTCGAAGGTCTAACCATATGAAGGATTTGTTTATAAATTACTAATTAGCATACTCATAGGAATCTAATTATTGTTTTGATTCATTCACttgaaaataaaatgtttttaatttatatatcTTTAATCTTAATTGAAAAAAGAATCATAATAAATGTATAAAAGTCAAAAGCACGTTGTTAAGAGCGTTGATCAAAAACACAAGTAGAAATATCAAATCCCATAAACAATTTGCCTCAATGAAATAACTTCTTGTATTATAAGGTTTTGTTTGTAACATAAGATCATATTTGACTTGACTAGGCATGAAGATACTATACTGGTTTGTAACGGGTTAAAGGGGCATAACTAGATCTAAATCTATTTACGATGACGAAGATAAAGAAAACATTCAATTCTTTTAAGCAGAGATCGAGAATGAATCAATGGCATGTATTACTATACATCTTTCTAATAACACAAAAAGTCAGAATATGTATCATAAATATTGATTTTTGTTTCGGTCCAATTCATGTTAATCACAATACatgttattttttgttttagTCATGTGTGACAGATCAAGCCAAGGGTTTATAGGCCTAACCATGAGAAATACTAGGTATGATGTATATGTTTATGGTTATGGATTGATGGTGATATTAATATTAGATCGTTGAGATGTAAGGTTGTTTAAGGAAAGTAAATACATTATCATGCAATTAATGTGTTACTTTATTCGACAAAAACATTATATTGTTGCTATAATGGATTGATAGCTTGCTCGTGTGTTTAGGTGCATGTTTATCTTATGTGGCATGATCAATTTATATGTGTTTTCGGATTCTCATATGTCAACAACGATGATTATATTTTTAAATTGCAATCAAATAACATTAACATATATTTGACATATTAAGTATGTATTATCGTTGCGTTGGATTTTTTTGTGAAACAATACCTAATTCTGCAATCAAGAAATTAAGGAGTCTAAATGCATTCTCTTAACCTAAGGAGAAAACTCTTTCTATTAGGGGTCGGTTGACTTTGTTGAAGTTCTTTGCTCTTTACCGATTTATTATGTGTCTTTGTtaaatgcaatgttgcaattggtGTTTTGAATAAGTTAGAGTTCTTTAGAAGCAAGTTATTCTTAGGTGCTGAGATGGAAGAAAATAAAATGTATTGGGTGAGTTGGGAGAAAGTGATGACTTTTAAAAAGAAGGGTGGTCTTGGAGTTAGTAGTTTTTTTGCGCTTAATGGATCACTTGTGTTTAAATGGATCCGGGGATTTCGGGCTAATCAGGATGCTCTGTGGGTTCGGGTGGTAAAGTCGATTCTTGATGTGCATGGGTTTCTTAGTCGTGTTCCTCCGGGTTATAAAACTTCTACATGTATTCACATTATCGATGCTATTACTTATCTTCGGGAGAATGGAGTTGACCTTATGTCTTTTGTAAAAAGAAAGTCGATAACGATGTTTCTACTCTTTGAATAACATGTATGGCTTGGTGATGAGACTTTTAGATATAAGTTCCCAAGATTGTTCGATTTATAGTAAGCAAGTTTTCAATGTGTTGTGAGATGAGAGGGTTAGAAACAAGAAGAGGCAGAAATTTTGATGTAACAATGATGTTACAAGTGGGTTGGGAGGGATTGACTCCACCAGTAGGTGTGAACGGAGTCGCATAATTTTCTCAACGAGTTAAGGGTTGCATATCCGGCTACACCGCCCTGTTGTTGGGCTGTACAACCAAATTCTTAAATgtttatttttaaaaagaaaatagataaataaattgAATGggtttaaaaaatattaaaatgagTTTCCACGTGTTGTAGTTAGGACGGATGAAAAAAGAGAGAAAAATTATTGTTACAGTTATGTGAATTGAGAATAATGAAAGAAGCATATTCACCTTAAGAGATATCCAACCATGAAGACATGAATACAAACAAACCATGAAGACATGAATACAAACACAAAAGATTACAATTACTTGAAGATACAAAAGAAACATTTGGTGTTGAAAGTACAAATTAACATAAAggaattattgttataacttGGTATATTTGGTCTACAAAAGACATTCACATCTTGTCAATGTTGACAATAATGTATTATAAACATTGTATGCACCTTCCTTTTcatttaatatttgcatgtatttccTCAAGCATATTTAGAGCATCCACAACGGCGAGTTCAATAAAGGAGCTGAATGAGGTGGCACGTCTAGTTATCATTCCATAGAGTAAACTCTATCATAGTTAGATGTCATATTGGCATTcaatggatttggagttcaaCGGTCATCGAACTATTCAATgagaaaaatgaaagttttttatTGTTAAAACTATACTATAAATTAGCTTTTGTAGTTTTCTAATGAATTTTGTAGAGATTGAGGGTAAGAAAGGTATCAAAGgcataatgtcctttaaatatggtccaaaccctaaaaattagggtttgggacctTCATGAGTACGTCATGCGTACCACtaaagtacacccaacgtactcaaagGAACCTCGTCATCCACTTAATGAGTTACATATGGCATACCTACTAGGGGTACGCTTGCGTAAGGACCAAATTGCAACTTTTTTAAACTTTAAGTTAAAATGGAAAATTACCTGGAACACGGATGTTACACCTACGGATGCCCTTACAACAACAAATGATTAATTTTGTTTGTTATGGCTTCTTGGTTCCATAAATAAATGTAACATTATAACATTTGGACATGAAATGGAGAGCAAATAAATGTAACACTATAACATTTGGACATGCAATGGTGAACGGTGACTATGATGAGTTAGTCCATGTGTGCCACTTCAAAGGTGACAACACACTCATTAAGTAATCAAACTAGTGACTATATGAAGAGTGTTGAAACATGggaaatgagaaaaaaaaaaacataattagcCAAAACCAACTCCTATATTCTTTTGCAAAGTTTGTCGTTTTAACAAGTAAATATTTTGCACATTTAAATGTATTTTGTTGCTTTTTTAGAAAGTGTTACATATTATAAACATGTCATGCCATGTGTGAATGCATTATAAGGAGAATAAGAAAATGATTATTTGTCGCTAAACATTGATATTAAGTGTTGGTTTTAGTTTCCAAATGAATTTGTATTTGACTTGTTAGTTTTTTAGTATTAACAGTGTAGTCTCTTATGTATTAGTAACAAAGTTAAACCTTTGTTAGTATTTTAGAGTTTTAGACTATTTCCAACCTTACCAAGTTCCCATCATTGTTTgcacaaaatatatataaaaacatggCAAATGGTTATGTATCTTCAAAATGGTTTAAAATTATATTAGATTTcaggttaaaaaaaataaattatagctATACAATTAAATTAACTTGAAATACATAGATTTATAATGTTTTGGCAACAAGCTTAGATAGCTTTAACTTTTAGTTTCTAACAAAAAAAACTCGATTTAAACAAAAGTTTTGCTTGAAAATACAAATTTTTagctttttgtttaaattttaaataaataaattaaaatctaaaaactaatttatgtaacgtttaaaaaaaactatttagttTTTTCATCAATTTATAGAATTGTCCTTAATAGATTTTTCATCAATTTACAGAATTGTccttaataaaattaatacattctattttaatcgtcattttatatattttaaaaacttatataataaataaaaactatactTTTCACAACTCTGACTATTAACTTTCATTtagttttgataaaaaaaaaagaaaaaaaaattcttaaacTCCAAACGATCACAAATGGCACACGAAAGTAAAAACTGATAAATTATATATAAGTAGAACAATTATATAACTTGGTTTTATTACATCTACTAAACAAAATCAATATGGTGTTGCGATAGAAAATAACATCACTATCCAAACGAAGAGACAGCTGcgattttttaaatttaaattttttatttttatttttaaaaaggaGTCCAAGAACACGATGAGTGATGTATCTTTCTACGATTACGGTTCTTCTGATCCGGCGATCTCCGGTTCCCTCTATGGAGATTCACTTTCTCGGTTGGCAGCCGCAGTTGAGCATGATGATGGGCTTTATTGCATCAGGCCGCCGGAGCACCGCCATGACGGCACTTCTCCTCTTCCTCTAGGCATGGACTGGAGTTTCGCCCCTCTTATTTGGGTACTTCGATACCTATGTGCATTTCAACAAGTTTATCATGTTTTCGATGATTCCAATTCCAATTCTAAACCTAAAAATTTCATTCATAGAACTAGAAATAAGAAATCTCTATGCAGGAAGGCAGAAACTCTGTTTGGCCACATGATTTACACAAAGGATGGAGTTACTGTGTCACAATTCCTTCCTTGATCAGTGGCATACCGACTGCTGGCTCTTCGGACGCTGTGGTATGTCTTTTTGATTATCAGTTAATGAAATACGAATCCAAGTAATTTAACATGTAATTAGCTAGTTCCTTACTGTATCTATGTGATAATTTCATGAATTTATGACGTGATACATATTGATTTTTTATGTTCTTCATGCAGTTTTATGGTGTTAAAGTTGGTATACAATCGCCAGAAGGAATCACCACAACTCGAACAGTTCCAAGAAGATTTAACGAGTTCTTAAACCTATATTCTGAGGTTCTTCAAGAATTTATTATCTTTTTGGTTTCCAAAAATTATCATTTTTCTAATATTTCATTTCTTTTTACAGCTGAGAAAGGGATATCCTAAGAAAAATTTGCCCCGACCTCCCCCAAAGAGATTTGTGAAAGCAAAAAGCAAGAAAGTTTTGGTAGATGTAAGCTCTTTTTTCACAAGTTTTTGCatcctttttttttatttatataaataaactcaTAAGATTTGTTATATGATTCTTAATGTTTTATTAGAGAATTTGTGCTTTGGAGTGTTGGATGACAAAACTATTGTCAGATATTGATGTGTCCAGAAGTGCTCCTGTGGCAATCTTTTTGGAGTTAGAAGCAGCTGCAAGAGAAGGCATGTTTCTCTTTCTATTTCTTTTaactattaaataataaatttaatattttatataattgTATAAACTATTCGATTGGTATTTCAGCATGCAATGAGTTGAATCAGAATGATCCTGCTGACATGGACAATAGTTCTTCCTATGAAACATCTGATCTTACTTCTTCAACTCTCGAAAAGGAAAATTCTGATGAACTTAATTCAATCAAGAAACATTTCACTGATGCTTCAAATGTAAATACaaatcatgatgatgatgatgaaagaGATTCCAATTCGGGGTTAAAAAGTGAACAAAATGGTGTAAACATTGAAGATCTGATTAGAAGATTAAATGAAGAAACTGTTGCAAGACAATACTTCACAACAAAAGTCAAAGATTTGGAAATGGAACTTGAAACCAGAATTCAAAGCAACAAAAACATGGAAGAGCTTCGAAGAAAGTGTATGGAATTGGATTTGAGATTGACAATTGAACAGGTAAATTTACTTTTTAGACCTTTTTGTAAACATGGCAAATAATGTATTGGAAATAATATAATACATATTAGGAGGCTAGAGCATATGCAGAATCAATGAAAGAAACCATGATCCAAAAGAATGAAATGTTGATGAAAGAGATTGAGATTTTGAGGAAAGAGAAAGAAGAGATGGAATTGAAAGTTAAATCTTTTAGTAAAATTTCAGAAGATAAATTAATGGTGGATACTTGTGTATCACTATCAGATACCATTGATGTGTTGGAAACATCCGATACCCAAATTGGTCTTATACTTGCAGGAGAGGTaactaaatttacacttttggcctaagttttaatttttgttaCGAA
The genomic region above belongs to Lactuca sativa cultivar Salinas chromosome 4, Lsat_Salinas_v11, whole genome shotgun sequence and contains:
- the LOC111898896 gene encoding PX domain-containing protein EREL1 isoform X1, with the translated sequence MSDVSFYDYGSSDPAISGSLYGDSLSRLAAAVEHDDGLYCIRPPEHRHDGTSPLPLGMDWSFAPLIWEGRNSVWPHDLHKGWSYCVTIPSLISGIPTAGSSDAVFYGVKVGIQSPEGITTTRTVPRRFNEFLNLYSELRKGYPKKNLPRPPPKRFVKAKSKKVLVDRICALECWMTKLLSDIDVSRSAPVAIFLELEAAAREACNELNQNDPADMDNSSSYETSDLTSSTLEKENSDELNSIKKHFTDASNVNTNHDDDDERDSNSGLKSEQNGVNIEDLIRRLNEETVARQYFTTKVKDLEMELETRIQSNKNMEELRRKCMELDLRLTIEQEARAYAESMKETMIQKNEMLMKEIEILRKEKEEMELKVKSFSKISEDKLMVDTCVSLSDTIDVLETSDTQIGLILAGEAGVVGEDGDNDNEDDDDDELRKLLGDILIENAKLREQVNSVISHALSKPVK
- the LOC111898896 gene encoding PX domain-containing protein EREL1 isoform X2, translated to MQEGRNSVWPHDLHKGWSYCVTIPSLISGIPTAGSSDAVFYGVKVGIQSPEGITTTRTVPRRFNEFLNLYSELRKGYPKKNLPRPPPKRFVKAKSKKVLVDRICALECWMTKLLSDIDVSRSAPVAIFLELEAAAREACNELNQNDPADMDNSSSYETSDLTSSTLEKENSDELNSIKKHFTDASNVNTNHDDDDERDSNSGLKSEQNGVNIEDLIRRLNEETVARQYFTTKVKDLEMELETRIQSNKNMEELRRKCMELDLRLTIEQEARAYAESMKETMIQKNEMLMKEIEILRKEKEEMELKVKSFSKISEDKLMVDTCVSLSDTIDVLETSDTQIGLILAGEAGVVGEDGDNDNEDDDDDELRKLLGDILIENAKLREQVNSVISHALSKPVK
- the LOC111898896 gene encoding PX domain-containing protein EREL2 isoform X3, which translates into the protein MSDVSFYDYGSSDPAISGSLYGDSLSRLAAAVEHDDGLYCIRPPEHRHDGTSPLPLGMDWSFAPLIWEGRNSVWPHDLHKGWSYCVTIPSLISGIPTAGSSDAVFYGVKVGIQSPEGITTTRTVPRRFNEFLNLYSELRKGYPKKNLPRPPPKRFVKAKSKKVLVDRICALECWMTKLLSDIDVSRSAPVAIFLELEAAAREACNELNQNDPADMDNSSSYETSDLTSSTLEKENSDELNSIKKHFTDASNVNTNHDDDDERDSNSGLKSEQNGVNIEDLIRRLNEETVARQYFTTKVKDLEMELETRIQSNKNMEELRRKCMELDLRLTIEQIPLMCWKHPIPKLVLYLQERQGLLVKMATMIMKMMMMMS